From the genome of Candidatus Kapaibacterium sp., one region includes:
- the gcvPB gene encoding aminomethyl-transferring glycine dehydrogenase subunit GcvPB, with protein MEPLIFEKSRPGRRAYSLPPLDVPEHPVEELVPRRYLRRYSAELPEVSELELVRHYVRLSQLNYSIDTGFYPLGSCTMKYNPKANERAAALEGFRCLHPLQPEETVQGLLQLMYELKEALLTITGLADASLQPAAGAQGELTGVLMIRAYHHDRGDFQRRKILIPDSAHGTNPASAAMAGFEVVTIRSNSHGRIDIEDLERHLSDEVAALMLTNPNTLGIFERDILQIEQLVHQAGALLYMDGANLNALVGLVRPGDMGVDCLHINLHKTFSTPHGGGGPGAGPVCVSQRLSPYLPVPRIILRNGRYELEWDAPKSIGRVHSFFGNVGMFIRAYAYIRMIGPEGLQRVSRNAILNANYLLSRLRDIYPQPYPETPMHEFVISAAPLKRFGVRAMDIAKRLLDYGFHAPTVYFPLIVQEAMLIEPTETETKETLDAFADALIAIAREAEANPEILQTAPHRTPIRRLNDALAARLLNVTWHAQSEPTYTTSTAE; from the coding sequence ATGGAGCCACTCATCTTTGAGAAATCCCGTCCCGGACGACGAGCCTACTCCCTTCCTCCCCTGGATGTCCCCGAACACCCGGTGGAAGAGCTCGTCCCTCGGCGCTACCTTCGTCGCTACTCTGCTGAACTGCCAGAAGTAAGCGAGTTAGAGCTCGTACGCCACTACGTCCGCCTGTCGCAGCTGAACTACTCCATAGACACGGGCTTCTATCCTTTGGGCTCGTGTACGATGAAGTACAACCCCAAAGCCAACGAGCGAGCGGCGGCGTTGGAGGGTTTTCGCTGTCTTCACCCACTGCAACCGGAAGAGACCGTCCAAGGACTGCTGCAGCTCATGTACGAACTGAAAGAGGCGCTCCTCACCATCACTGGATTGGCCGATGCCTCCCTCCAACCGGCTGCTGGCGCACAAGGAGAACTAACAGGCGTCCTCATGATCCGTGCCTACCATCACGACCGAGGCGACTTCCAGCGACGCAAAATCCTCATCCCTGACTCAGCCCACGGCACAAACCCTGCTTCAGCAGCAATGGCAGGGTTCGAAGTCGTCACCATCCGCTCGAATTCTCATGGGAGGATCGATATCGAGGACCTTGAGCGCCATCTCAGCGACGAAGTAGCAGCCCTCATGCTGACCAATCCAAACACGCTCGGCATCTTCGAGCGAGATATCCTGCAAATAGAGCAACTCGTGCACCAGGCCGGGGCCCTCCTCTACATGGACGGTGCAAACCTCAACGCCTTGGTTGGCCTTGTGCGCCCCGGTGACATGGGGGTGGACTGCCTGCACATCAACTTACACAAAACCTTCTCTACGCCTCATGGTGGTGGAGGACCAGGGGCTGGCCCCGTTTGCGTAAGCCAGCGTCTAAGTCCCTACTTACCCGTTCCTCGAATCATCCTCCGGAACGGCCGATACGAGCTGGAGTGGGATGCTCCAAAGAGCATCGGACGCGTGCACTCCTTCTTCGGCAACGTTGGGATGTTCATCCGGGCCTATGCCTACATCCGGATGATAGGACCGGAAGGCTTACAGCGGGTTAGTCGTAATGCCATCCTCAACGCCAACTACCTCCTCAGTCGGCTCCGAGATATCTACCCCCAACCATACCCAGAGACGCCTATGCACGAGTTTGTTATCAGCGCTGCTCCGCTCAAGCGCTTCGGTGTACGAGCGATGGACATCGCAAAACGACTCCTAGACTATGGATTCCATGCGCCAACGGTCTACTTCCCTCTCATCGTCCAGGAAGCAATGCTCATCGAGCCCACCGAGACGGAAACTAAGGAGACCTTGGATGCTTTTGCGGATGCGCTGATAGCAATCGCCCGGGAAGCTGAAGCAAACCCTGAAATCCTTCAAACAGCTCCTCACCGGACCCCTATTCGGCGCCTCAACGATGCCTTGGCTGCCCGTCTACTGAACGTTACATGGCATGCCCAATCCGAACCTACATACACGACCTCCACAGCTGAATGA
- the rnc gene encoding ribonuclease III, producing the protein MHPFPLLGTLSDEQRKHLEQVLGFRIQKVAYYEQALLHRSALPHLHRPEAVPNERLEFLGDALLGFLVAEYLFETFPDLPEGELTKMRTWLVNRRALAICAQRLALDQLLVASSSARRAMEHGSLALLANALEALIAAVYLDQGLAAARAIVRERLLPIAEQERLLQDTNYKSLLLEHLQAHGKGTPQYRVLEERGPAHAKEFVVGVYVGNQCLGIGSGRSKKDAEQQAAFQALETLQQQPTEKPHGATHL; encoded by the coding sequence TTGCACCCTTTTCCCCTACTGGGAACCCTCTCAGACGAGCAACGCAAACACCTGGAACAGGTGCTGGGCTTCCGCATCCAAAAAGTAGCCTACTACGAGCAAGCACTCCTCCACCGTTCGGCCCTACCACATCTTCACCGCCCCGAGGCAGTCCCGAACGAGCGCTTAGAGTTCCTTGGAGATGCCCTTTTGGGATTTCTCGTGGCAGAGTACCTCTTTGAGACATTCCCCGACCTTCCCGAAGGGGAGCTAACGAAGATGCGCACGTGGCTCGTCAATCGACGAGCTCTTGCCATCTGCGCCCAACGCTTAGCACTCGACCAGCTCCTTGTAGCCAGCAGCAGTGCTCGGCGTGCTATGGAGCATGGCAGCCTAGCGCTCCTGGCGAATGCTCTGGAAGCGCTCATTGCAGCTGTCTACCTCGACCAAGGACTTGCTGCTGCCAGAGCAATTGTTCGTGAACGACTACTGCCGATTGCAGAGCAGGAACGGCTCTTGCAAGACACCAACTACAAGAGCTTACTGTTGGAGCACCTCCAGGCCCACGGCAAAGGGACACCGCAGTATAGGGTCCTAGAGGAGAGAGGCCCGGCACACGCTAAAGAGTTCGTCGTTGGCGTCTACGTCGGCAATCAATGCCTCGGCATCGGTAGCGGACGGAGCAAGAAAGATGCTGAGCAGCAAGCTGCATTCCAAGCCTTAGAAACACTTCAACAACAGCCCACAGAGAAACCTCATGGAGCCACTCATCTTTGA
- the fabF gene encoding beta-ketoacyl-ACP synthase II: protein MERQQRRRVVVTGMGALTPIGNSVQEFWQAMMEGRSGAGPITRFDASQFETRFACEVKNYDPLLHMSRKEIQRMDLFAQFAMSATVMAIEDAELPLDRIDPYRVGVVVGSGVGGMWTYHEQQLRLLERGGKPDRISPYFVPMFIVDIVPGLIAIRYGFKGPNYSTVSACATSAHAIADGMMLIQRGIADVVIVGGSEAAICPMGVAGFNAMKALSTRNDSPETASRPFDAERDGFVMGEGAGILVLEALDHAVRRNASKIYAELAGFGLSDDAYHITQPIPSGEGAILSMRWALEDAGLAPTDIDYINAHGTSTPYNDKTETLAIKTLFGEHAYRLAVSSTKSMTGHLLGAAGVVEAIATILAIVHQTLPPTINYRTPDPECDLFYVPNAPVQRRVRAALSNAFGFGGHNATLCFTEFQE from the coding sequence ATGGAACGCCAGCAGCGGCGTCGTGTCGTCGTCACGGGGATGGGGGCACTAACGCCCATCGGAAACTCTGTGCAGGAGTTCTGGCAGGCTATGATGGAAGGACGTAGCGGGGCTGGTCCAATCACGCGGTTTGACGCCTCCCAATTTGAAACTCGGTTTGCTTGCGAGGTTAAGAACTACGACCCGCTGCTGCATATGAGTCGCAAGGAGATCCAGCGGATGGATCTCTTTGCACAATTCGCCATGTCAGCCACGGTAATGGCGATAGAGGATGCGGAGCTGCCGTTAGACCGCATAGACCCATACCGTGTTGGCGTCGTTGTCGGCTCTGGTGTCGGCGGTATGTGGACGTACCATGAGCAGCAACTGCGCCTTCTGGAGCGCGGAGGGAAGCCTGACCGTATCTCTCCATACTTTGTGCCGATGTTCATCGTAGACATTGTACCGGGATTGATTGCTATCCGGTATGGGTTCAAGGGCCCCAATTACAGCACCGTCTCCGCGTGTGCCACTTCCGCTCACGCTATTGCTGACGGAATGATGCTCATCCAGCGGGGCATTGCCGACGTCGTGATCGTGGGCGGGAGCGAAGCCGCCATCTGCCCAATGGGTGTTGCAGGCTTCAACGCAATGAAGGCCTTATCCACTCGAAATGACTCGCCCGAAACCGCCAGCCGGCCCTTCGACGCTGAGCGGGATGGGTTCGTAATGGGAGAGGGTGCGGGGATCTTAGTTCTGGAGGCCCTGGACCACGCCGTTCGGCGGAATGCGTCGAAGATCTACGCAGAGCTAGCAGGATTTGGCCTCAGTGACGATGCCTACCACATTACGCAGCCGATCCCAAGCGGAGAGGGAGCTATCCTCTCCATGCGCTGGGCACTGGAAGACGCCGGACTCGCCCCCACGGACATTGACTACATCAACGCCCACGGTACCTCCACCCCCTACAACGACAAGACCGAGACGCTCGCCATCAAGACCCTCTTCGGCGAGCACGCCTACCGGTTAGCCGTCAGCTCAACGAAGTCCATGACTGGCCATCTCCTCGGCGCTGCCGGAGTTGTAGAGGCCATCGCAACTATCTTAGCAATTGTCCACCAAACACTGCCGCCAACCATCAATTACCGCACCCCCGATCCGGAGTGCGATCTCTTCTATGTGCCGAACGCTCCCGTACAGCGACGCGTCCGAGCAGCGCTAAGCAACGCCTTTGGCTTTGGTGGACACAATGCTACGCTCTGCTTTACGGAGTTTCAGGAGTAA
- a CDS encoding acyl carrier protein yields MISVEQRVRDIIVRKLGVEESQVTPEASFMHDLGADSLDIVELIMEFEREFDLTIEDSDAEQIRTVGDAIRYIEQRLSG; encoded by the coding sequence ATGATCAGCGTCGAACAGCGTGTCCGAGATATCATCGTTCGCAAGCTAGGGGTTGAGGAGTCCCAGGTAACGCCGGAAGCTTCCTTCATGCACGACCTTGGGGCAGACTCCCTGGACATCGTAGAACTCATCATGGAGTTTGAGCGGGAATTTGACCTAACGATCGAAGACTCCGACGCTGAGCAAATCCGGACTGTTGGAGACGCTATCCGCTACATTGAGCAGCGCCTGAGTGGATAG
- the fabG gene encoding 3-oxoacyl-[acyl-carrier-protein] reductase yields the protein MEQLLQGRVAVVTGGTRGIGEAIVRRLCRDGAFVYATYLTASDRAQQLQEELNRERLRVRFLQADASREEDVERCFAILREEAGRLDILVNNAGITSDRLLARMTAEDWDRVLNTNLRGAFLWSRAAIRLMIPQRYGRIINIGSVVGIIGNIGQANYAASKAGLIGLTRALAKELASRNIFVNYVAPGYVETEMTARLSEQQRKALLEAIPVGRVAMPDEIAAVVAFLASPEASYITGQVIVVDGGLSL from the coding sequence ATGGAACAGCTCCTCCAAGGACGAGTCGCAGTCGTCACTGGGGGCACTCGTGGAATCGGAGAGGCTATCGTACGCCGCCTCTGCCGTGATGGAGCCTTTGTTTACGCAACGTACCTCACGGCCAGCGACCGAGCTCAACAACTCCAGGAAGAGCTCAATCGTGAGCGCCTCCGTGTTCGATTCCTTCAGGCCGATGCCTCTCGCGAAGAAGATGTTGAACGCTGCTTCGCTATCCTCCGGGAAGAGGCAGGGCGGTTAGACATTCTGGTCAACAACGCTGGTATTACCTCGGACCGCCTCCTCGCCCGCATGACAGCAGAGGACTGGGACCGAGTACTGAACACAAACCTCCGCGGGGCCTTCCTGTGGAGCCGTGCTGCAATACGACTGATGATCCCTCAGCGGTATGGGCGCATCATCAACATTGGCTCTGTTGTCGGCATCATTGGCAACATTGGACAAGCCAACTACGCAGCCTCCAAAGCTGGACTGATCGGACTGACGCGAGCATTGGCCAAAGAATTAGCGTCACGCAATATTTTCGTGAACTACGTGGCGCCTGGATACGTTGAGACCGAGATGACCGCCCGCCTGTCAGAGCAGCAGCGTAAAGCCTTGCTAGAGGCTATTCCTGTAGGCCGAGTTGCAATGCCAGACGAGATTGCTGCTGTCGTCGCCTTCTTAGCCTCTCCGGAAGCTTCGTACATTACGGGGCAAGTCATCGTCGTAGACGGTGGACTCTCGCTGTAG
- the fabD gene encoding ACP S-malonyltransferase, whose protein sequence is MRAWLFPGQGSQYVGMMRGFPEAFPQAREYLERAEAILGFDVYQLCIEGPEERLRQTEYTQPALFVHEAIVVEVVREVLPADAVAGHSLGEFSALYAAGVLSFEDTLWLVKLRGEAMAEAGRHAPGAMAAVIGLEDAVVEDIVARLSRDNNNGVLVAANYNAPGQVVISGSAELVRAAIAHLREAGATKVIELAVSGAFHSPLMEPARQRLAEAIAATTFSPAQIPIYCNVSATPLQDAEQLRQTLLAQLTSPVRWRQTLERMYADGIREFVELGPGRVLQGLVRRTLSGVSVSGIDTIQDVLQVRGE, encoded by the coding sequence ATGCGCGCCTGGCTCTTCCCAGGACAGGGCTCCCAATACGTCGGCATGATGCGAGGCTTTCCGGAAGCATTCCCCCAAGCCCGAGAGTACTTGGAACGCGCTGAGGCTATCCTGGGCTTCGATGTCTACCAGCTCTGCATAGAGGGACCGGAAGAACGATTGCGGCAGACTGAGTACACGCAGCCGGCTCTCTTTGTGCATGAGGCCATCGTGGTCGAAGTAGTGCGAGAAGTCCTTCCGGCTGATGCCGTTGCTGGACACTCCCTGGGAGAATTCTCTGCCCTCTACGCTGCCGGGGTCCTCTCCTTTGAAGACACCCTCTGGCTCGTGAAACTCCGTGGAGAGGCGATGGCGGAGGCAGGGCGCCATGCCCCAGGAGCAATGGCAGCAGTCATCGGATTGGAGGATGCCGTTGTGGAGGACATCGTAGCCCGCCTTTCGCGCGACAACAACAATGGGGTCCTGGTTGCAGCGAACTACAATGCTCCCGGGCAAGTCGTGATCTCTGGGTCCGCAGAGCTAGTCCGTGCTGCAATCGCTCATCTCCGAGAGGCCGGAGCAACGAAAGTTATCGAGCTTGCTGTCAGCGGTGCATTCCACTCCCCACTAATGGAGCCTGCCCGTCAGCGGCTAGCAGAAGCCATCGCGGCAACTACCTTCTCCCCCGCTCAGATACCGATCTACTGCAACGTCTCAGCAACTCCGCTACAAGACGCCGAGCAGCTTCGGCAGACGCTCTTGGCCCAGCTTACTTCCCCTGTCCGCTGGCGGCAGACCTTGGAACGCATGTACGCCGATGGCATCCGAGAGTTCGTTGAACTGGGCCCTGGTAGAGTCCTCCAGGGTCTCGTACGCCGGACACTGTCGGGCGTTTCCGTATCCGGCATCGACACCATCCAGGATGTCCTGCAGGTGAGGGGGGAGTAA
- a CDS encoding ketoacyl-ACP synthase III has product MPRATITAVGHYVPETVYPNAYFEQYLDTSDAWIVERTGIRERRFACQGATSDLIVPAARQCLERRGLSPEDIDCIIVATVTPDFFFPNTAAVVQKKLGARNAWGFDLSAACSGFIYALVVGAKLVETGVSRRLLLCGADKMSSIINFEDRSTAVLFGDGGGVVLLEPTDDPNIGIIDSVLYMNGEGGQYLYMPAGGSAKPASEETVQNREHYVFQEGRTVFKEAVVRMAEVTLEILQRNDLRPEDIRWLVPHQANLRIITATAERMGLGMDRVMVNIDRYGNTTAATIPICLSEWYQAGQLDYGDRLILVSFGAGYTWGAVYLRWGLPAVD; this is encoded by the coding sequence ATGCCACGAGCAACGATCACGGCTGTTGGGCATTACGTCCCAGAAACTGTCTACCCGAATGCCTACTTCGAACAGTACCTCGACACTAGCGATGCATGGATCGTGGAACGCACAGGTATCCGCGAGCGCCGTTTCGCCTGCCAGGGTGCAACCTCGGATCTCATCGTCCCTGCCGCCCGTCAATGCTTAGAGCGGCGTGGATTATCGCCGGAGGACATAGACTGTATTATCGTTGCCACTGTGACTCCAGACTTCTTCTTCCCCAACACCGCTGCCGTTGTCCAGAAGAAGCTGGGAGCAAGGAACGCGTGGGGCTTTGACCTATCTGCTGCCTGCTCCGGCTTCATCTACGCTCTAGTCGTTGGAGCAAAGCTTGTAGAGACAGGGGTCTCTCGGCGCCTTCTGCTCTGTGGAGCCGATAAAATGAGTTCCATCATCAACTTCGAGGACCGTTCTACAGCAGTCCTCTTTGGAGACGGGGGTGGAGTTGTGCTCCTAGAGCCCACGGATGACCCCAACATTGGCATCATCGATAGCGTGCTCTACATGAACGGAGAAGGTGGGCAGTACCTCTACATGCCAGCCGGAGGAAGCGCAAAGCCGGCATCAGAAGAGACTGTGCAAAACCGAGAGCACTACGTCTTCCAGGAGGGCCGCACGGTGTTCAAGGAGGCCGTTGTTCGGATGGCAGAGGTTACCTTGGAAATCCTACAGCGAAACGACCTGCGCCCGGAGGACATTCGCTGGCTCGTACCGCACCAGGCAAACCTGCGGATCATCACGGCAACGGCAGAGCGCATGGGGCTAGGGATGGATCGGGTCATGGTTAACATTGACCGCTACGGGAATACCACAGCAGCCACCATCCCGATTTGCCTCTCGGAGTGGTACCAAGCTGGCCAACTGGATTACGGTGATCGCCTCATCCTCGTGAGCTTTGGGGCAGGGTACACGTGGGGCGCTGTCTACCTCCGTTGGGGTCTGCCAGCTGTAGACTGA
- the plsX gene encoding phosphate acyltransferase PlsX produces MSRPLRIAVDLMGGDAAPTNELLGALQAMTELRGRSVEIVLIGHREQIRGVAQRLGIPIEQLPLVHAEEVIQMRDDPTEAVRLKRNSSLVLAIELHAQGEVDAVVSAGNTGAILAAATLLLGKIPGISRPTIGTLVPTEQQRPSVLLDVGANLDCKPRHLYEFGVMGSVYIRELLGIERPRVALLNIGEEEGKGTQAVREAYRLFKNSTLNFIGNVEGQDILRGVADVVVCDGFVGNALLKFGESLTAAWKARIRALGTRDLWRRLLFWILRPTLRRILREFDYQSYGGVPLLGVRGVVIIGHGRSTPLAIRNMILRAYEAIQRALVQRLEVSLALYSVNA; encoded by the coding sequence ATGAGCCGCCCCTTGCGAATCGCCGTGGACCTCATGGGTGGAGATGCTGCTCCCACGAACGAACTCCTGGGGGCACTTCAGGCGATGACAGAGCTGCGGGGTAGGTCCGTGGAGATAGTCCTCATCGGCCACCGGGAACAGATCCGAGGTGTCGCCCAGCGGCTAGGTATCCCAATAGAGCAGTTGCCACTCGTCCATGCCGAAGAAGTCATCCAAATGAGGGATGACCCCACCGAAGCTGTCCGCTTGAAGCGGAACTCGTCATTGGTGCTTGCCATCGAGCTCCACGCCCAAGGAGAGGTAGATGCTGTCGTATCGGCAGGCAACACGGGAGCCATCCTTGCCGCAGCAACACTACTCCTGGGGAAGATTCCCGGCATTTCCCGTCCCACGATTGGTACCTTGGTTCCAACAGAACAGCAGCGCCCCTCTGTACTCTTAGACGTCGGGGCCAATCTGGACTGTAAGCCGCGACACCTCTATGAATTCGGCGTCATGGGCAGCGTCTACATCCGGGAGCTCTTGGGGATAGAGCGCCCGCGGGTTGCCCTGTTGAACATTGGGGAGGAGGAAGGAAAAGGCACCCAAGCGGTACGGGAAGCATATCGACTGTTCAAAAACAGCACACTCAACTTCATCGGCAATGTGGAAGGACAGGACATCCTACGCGGAGTGGCGGATGTCGTCGTCTGCGACGGATTCGTAGGGAATGCACTGCTCAAGTTTGGCGAAAGCCTGACAGCTGCCTGGAAAGCTCGGATTAGAGCTTTGGGAACCCGCGATCTATGGCGACGCTTGCTGTTTTGGATCTTACGCCCGACGCTACGCCGGATTTTACGAGAGTTTGACTACCAAAGCTATGGTGGTGTTCCTTTGCTTGGCGTGCGTGGAGTTGTCATCATTGGCCACGGACGCTCCACACCACTAGCGATTCGGAATATGATCCTTCGCGCCTACGAAGCCATTCAACGCGCCCTGGTACAACGGCTTGAGGTCTCGCTTGCCCTCTACTCAGTGAACGCCTAA
- the rpmF gene encoding 50S ribosomal protein L32 encodes MPNPKRRHSRSRRDKRRTHYKHARTTLQQCPECGEAKEPHRACLCGIYKGRRVVSSQ; translated from the coding sequence ATGCCAAACCCGAAACGTCGCCATTCACGCTCCCGCCGCGACAAACGGCGCACCCACTACAAGCATGCTCGCACAACGCTCCAGCAGTGTCCCGAGTGCGGAGAGGCGAAGGAACCCCATCGCGCGTGCCTCTGCGGTATTTACAAGGGACGCAGGGTCGTCAGTAGCCAATGA
- a CDS encoding DUF177 domain-containing protein, translating to MAAPLSIRIQGLRDGLHQIQLTAVAKGIPEMAPEFVGEVTLIGTLEKIGRRYTFVGIARCQARLVCDRSLEEYTELIEAPIEVAYLADTDLYLLSQAERRDRTYEIQLIREDETHIDLTEEVRQELAVRLPMKRVAPQYRNVSFEELYPQYAAPSETPDERWAPLRRLLNR from the coding sequence ATGGCAGCACCACTCTCGATCCGAATCCAAGGGCTCCGCGACGGCCTCCATCAAATTCAACTGACGGCGGTGGCAAAAGGTATCCCAGAGATGGCCCCTGAGTTTGTTGGGGAAGTAACGCTCATAGGGACTCTGGAAAAAATAGGCCGCCGCTACACGTTCGTCGGGATAGCCCGTTGCCAAGCTCGGCTCGTCTGTGACCGAAGCCTCGAGGAGTACACCGAGTTGATCGAGGCCCCAATAGAGGTCGCGTATCTAGCCGACACCGACTTGTACCTGCTGTCCCAGGCAGAACGGCGTGACAGGACATATGAGATCCAACTTATTCGAGAAGATGAAACCCACATAGATCTCACGGAGGAGGTACGCCAAGAATTGGCTGTCCGTCTGCCGATGAAGCGGGTTGCTCCGCAGTACCGTAATGTCTCCTTCGAGGAACTGTACCCGCAGTATGCTGCTCCCTCGGAAACCCCCGACGAGCGGTGGGCTCCTCTACGCAGACTGTTGAACCGCTGA